Proteins encoded within one genomic window of Streptomyces profundus:
- the rpsL gene encoding 30S ribosomal protein S12 yields MPTIQQLVRKGRQDKVEKNKTPALEGSPQRRGVCTRVFTTTPKKPNSALRKVARVRLSNGIEVTAYIPGENHNLQEHSIVLVRGGRVRDLPGVRYKIIRGSLDTQGVKNRKQARSRYGAKKEK; encoded by the coding sequence GTGCCAACGATCCAGCAGCTGGTCCGCAAGGGCCGGCAGGACAAGGTCGAGAAGAACAAGACACCCGCGCTTGAGGGTTCGCCCCAGCGCCGCGGTGTCTGCACGCGTGTGTTCACCACCACGCCCAAGAAGCCGAACTCCGCGCTCCGCAAGGTCGCGCGTGTCCGGTTGAGCAACGGGATCGAGGTCACCGCCTACATCCCGGGTGAGAACCACAACCTTCAGGAGCACTCCATCGTGCTGGTGCGCGGTGGACGGGTTCGGGACCTGCCGGGTGTTCGCTACAAGATCATCCGCGGCTCCCTGGACACCCAGGGCGTCAAGAACCGCAAGCAGGCCCGCAGCCGCTACGGCGCCAAGAAGGAGAAGTAA
- a CDS encoding DNA-directed RNA polymerase subunit beta': MLDVNFFDELRIGLATADDIRQWSHGEVKKPETINYRTLKPEKDGLFCEKIFGPTRDWECYCGKYKRVRFKGIICERCGVEVTRAKVRRERMGHIELAAPVTHIWYFKGVPSRLGYLLDLAPKDLEKVIYFAAYMITYVDEERRTRDLPSLEAHISVERQQIEQRRDADLEARAKKQESDLAELEAEGAKADVRRKVREGAEREMKQLRDRAQRELDRLDEVWNRFKNLKVQDLEGDELLYRELRDRFGTYFDGSMGAAALQRRLETFDLNEEAERLREIIRTGKGQKKTRALKRLKVVSAFLQTSNSPRGMVLDCVPVIPPDLRPMVQLDGGRFATSDLNDLYRRVINRNNRLKRLLDLGAPEIIVNNEKRMLQEAVDALFDNGRRGRPVTGPGNRPLKSLSDMLKGKQGRFRQNLLGKRVDYSARSVIVVGPQLKLHQCGLPKAMALELFKPFVMKRLVDLNHAQNIKSAKRMVERQRTVVYDVLEEVIAEHPVLLNRAPTLHRLGIQAFEPQLVEGKAIQIHPLVCTAFNADFDGDQMAVHLPLSAEAQAEARILMLSSNNILKPADGRPVTMPTQDMVLGLFFLTTDEEEREVRGEGRSFASTAEAIMAFDAGELSLQAKIDIRFPLGTVPPRGWTPPEPAEGEPAWQQGESFRFRTTLGRALFNELLPEDYPFVDSSVGKKQLSGIVNDLAERYPKVVVAAALDNLKAAGYFWATRSGVTVAVSDIVVPEAKKQIIADYEAQDEKVQKQYERGLITKDERTQELIAIWTKATVEVADAMSENFPKTNPIFMMVDSGARGNMMQMRQIAGMRGLVSNAKNETIPRPIKASFREGLTVLEYFISTHGARKGLADTALRTADSGYLTRRLVDVSQDVIIREEDCGTDRGLKLSIASKGADGVLRKAEDAESSVYARCLAEDITVEGKVLAPAGTDLGDVLIDELVRHGIETVKTRSVLTCESAVGTCAMCYGRSLATGKLVDIGEAVGIIAAQSIGEPGTQLTMRTFHTGGVAGDDITQGLPRVVELFEARTPKGVAPISESAGRVRIEETEKTKKVIVTPDDGSDETSYPVSKRSRLLVGEGDHVTVGQPLTVGAANPHDVLRILGQRAVQVYLVGEVQKVYNSQGVAIHDKHIEIIVRQMLRRVTIIESGDAELLPGELVERSKFESENRRVVAEGGHPASGRPQLMGITKASLATESWLSAASFQETTRVLTDAAINAKSDSLIGLKENVIIGKLIPAGTGLSRYRNIRVEPTEEAKAAMYSAVGYDDIDYSPFGTGSGQAVPLEDYDYGPYQG, translated from the coding sequence GTGCTCGACGTCAACTTCTTCGACGAACTGCGGATCGGCCTGGCGACGGCTGACGACATCCGTCAGTGGTCTCACGGCGAGGTGAAGAAGCCGGAGACCATCAACTACCGCACCCTCAAGCCCGAGAAGGACGGCCTCTTCTGCGAGAAGATCTTCGGTCCCACCCGGGACTGGGAGTGCTACTGCGGCAAGTACAAGCGCGTGCGCTTCAAGGGCATCATCTGTGAGCGCTGCGGCGTCGAGGTGACCCGCGCCAAGGTGCGCCGGGAGCGGATGGGCCACATCGAGCTGGCCGCCCCCGTCACCCACATCTGGTATTTCAAGGGCGTTCCGTCGCGCCTTGGCTACCTGCTCGACCTGGCGCCGAAGGACCTGGAGAAGGTCATCTACTTCGCCGCCTACATGATCACCTATGTGGACGAGGAGCGTCGCACCCGCGACCTGCCGTCCCTTGAGGCGCACATCTCCGTCGAGCGCCAGCAGATCGAACAGCGTCGCGACGCCGACCTTGAGGCCAGGGCCAAGAAGCAGGAGTCGGACCTGGCCGAGCTGGAGGCCGAGGGCGCCAAGGCGGACGTGCGCCGCAAGGTGCGCGAGGGCGCCGAGCGCGAGATGAAGCAGCTGCGCGACCGCGCCCAGCGCGAGCTGGACCGGCTCGACGAGGTGTGGAACCGCTTCAAGAACCTCAAGGTCCAGGACCTGGAGGGCGACGAGCTGCTCTACCGCGAGCTGCGCGACCGCTTCGGCACCTACTTCGACGGGTCGATGGGCGCCGCGGCGCTCCAGCGGCGTCTTGAGACGTTCGACCTGAACGAGGAGGCCGAGCGGCTGCGGGAGATCATCCGCACCGGCAAGGGCCAGAAGAAGACCCGTGCGCTGAAGCGGCTCAAGGTGGTCTCGGCGTTCCTTCAGACCTCCAACAGCCCGCGCGGCATGGTCCTCGACTGCGTCCCGGTGATCCCGCCGGACCTGCGTCCGATGGTGCAGCTGGACGGCGGCCGGTTCGCCACGTCCGACCTGAACGACCTGTACCGCCGGGTGATCAACCGGAACAACCGCCTGAAGCGGCTTCTCGACCTCGGCGCGCCCGAGATCATCGTCAACAACGAGAAGCGGATGCTCCAGGAGGCCGTCGACGCGCTGTTCGACAACGGCCGGCGCGGCCGTCCGGTCACCGGGCCCGGCAACCGTCCGCTGAAGTCGCTGTCCGACATGCTCAAGGGCAAGCAGGGCCGGTTCCGGCAGAACCTGCTGGGCAAGCGCGTCGACTACTCGGCGCGTTCGGTGATCGTGGTGGGCCCGCAGCTCAAGCTGCACCAGTGCGGTCTGCCCAAGGCGATGGCGCTTGAGCTCTTCAAGCCGTTCGTGATGAAGCGTCTGGTCGATCTCAACCACGCGCAGAACATCAAGTCGGCCAAGCGGATGGTCGAGCGGCAGCGGACCGTGGTGTACGACGTCCTCGAAGAGGTCATCGCCGAGCACCCGGTGCTGCTGAACCGCGCGCCGACGCTGCACCGTCTCGGTATCCAGGCGTTCGAGCCGCAGCTGGTCGAGGGCAAGGCCATCCAGATCCACCCGCTCGTCTGTACCGCGTTCAACGCGGACTTCGACGGGGACCAGATGGCCGTGCACCTGCCGCTGTCGGCGGAGGCGCAGGCCGAGGCCCGCATCCTGATGCTGTCCTCGAACAACATCCTCAAGCCGGCCGACGGCCGTCCCGTCACCATGCCCACCCAGGACATGGTGCTGGGCCTGTTCTTCCTCACCACCGACGAGGAGGAGCGGGAGGTCCGCGGCGAGGGCCGTTCGTTCGCCTCGACCGCCGAGGCGATCATGGCGTTCGACGCCGGGGAGCTGTCGCTCCAGGCGAAGATCGACATCCGGTTCCCGCTGGGCACCGTGCCGCCGCGCGGCTGGACTCCGCCGGAGCCGGCCGAGGGCGAGCCGGCGTGGCAGCAGGGCGAGAGCTTCCGCTTCCGCACCACGCTCGGCCGGGCGCTCTTCAACGAACTGCTGCCCGAGGACTACCCGTTCGTCGACTCGTCCGTGGGGAAGAAGCAGCTCTCCGGGATCGTCAACGACCTGGCCGAGCGGTACCCCAAGGTCGTCGTCGCCGCCGCGCTGGACAACCTCAAGGCGGCCGGCTACTTCTGGGCCACCAGGTCCGGGGTCACCGTGGCCGTCTCCGACATCGTGGTGCCCGAGGCGAAGAAGCAGATCATCGCCGACTACGAGGCCCAGGACGAGAAGGTCCAGAAGCAGTACGAGCGCGGCCTGATCACCAAGGACGAGCGCACCCAGGAGCTCATCGCGATCTGGACCAAGGCCACGGTCGAGGTCGCCGACGCGATGAGTGAGAACTTCCCGAAGACCAACCCGATCTTCATGATGGTGGACTCGGGTGCGCGCGGCAACATGATGCAGATGCGTCAGATCGCCGGTATGCGTGGTCTGGTGTCCAACGCCAAGAACGAGACCATCCCGCGGCCGATCAAGGCGTCGTTCCGCGAGGGCCTCACCGTGCTGGAGTACTTCATCTCCACCCACGGCGCCCGTAAGGGCCTGGCGGACACCGCGCTGCGGACCGCCGACTCCGGGTACCTCACCCGGCGTCTGGTGGACGTCTCGCAGGACGTGATCATCCGCGAGGAGGACTGCGGCACCGACCGCGGCCTCAAGCTGTCGATCGCGTCCAAGGGCGCGGACGGCGTGCTGCGCAAGGCGGAGGACGCCGAGAGCAGCGTCTACGCCCGCTGCCTGGCCGAGGACATCACGGTGGAGGGGAAGGTCCTGGCCCCGGCCGGCACCGACCTGGGCGACGTGTTGATCGACGAGCTGGTGCGGCACGGCATCGAGACGGTCAAGACCCGCTCCGTCCTCACCTGCGAGTCCGCGGTCGGCACCTGCGCCATGTGCTACGGGCGTTCGCTGGCCACCGGCAAGCTGGTGGACATCGGCGAGGCCGTCGGCATCATCGCGGCCCAGTCGATCGGTGAGCCCGGCACCCAGCTGACGATGCGGACCTTCCACACCGGTGGTGTGGCGGGTGACGACATCACCCAGGGTCTGCCGCGTGTGGTCGAGCTGTTCGAGGCCCGTACCCCGAAGGGCGTCGCGCCGATCTCCGAGTCGGCCGGCCGGGTGCGGATCGAGGAGACCGAGAAGACCAAGAAGGTCATCGTCACCCCGGACGACGGGTCCGACGAGACGTCCTACCCGGTCTCCAAGCGGTCCAGGCTGCTGGTGGGCGAGGGCGACCACGTCACGGTCGGCCAGCCGCTGACCGTGGGCGCGGCCAACCCGCACGACGTGCTGCGGATCCTCGGACAGCGCGCGGTCCAGGTGTACCTGGTCGGCGAGGTCCAGAAGGTCTACAACTCGCAGGGTGTGGCGATCCACGACAAGCACATCGAGATCATCGTCCGGCAGATGCTGCGCCGGGTGACCATCATCGAGTCCGGCGACGCCGAGTTGCTGCCGGGCGAGCTGGTGGAGCGCTCGAAGTTCGAGTCGGAGAACCGCCGCGTGGTCGCCGAGGGCGGACATCCCGCCTCCGGCCGTCCGCAGCTGATGGGTATCACCAAGGCGTCGCTGGCCACCGAGTCCTGGCTGTCGGCGGCGTCCTTCCAGGAGACGACGCGGGTGCTCACCGACGCGGCGATCAACGCCAAGTCGGACTCGCTGATCGGCCTCAAGGAGAACGTGATCATCGGTAAGCTCATCCCGGCCGGTACGGGCCTGTCCCGTTACCGCAACATCCGGGTGGAGCCCACCGAGGAGGCGAAGGCCGCGATGTACTCGGCTGTCGGCTATGACGACATCGACTACTCGCCCTTCGGCACCGGATCCGGGCAGGCGGTCCCGCTTGAGGACTACGACTACGGCCCCTACCAGGGCTGA
- the rpoB gene encoding DNA-directed RNA polymerase subunit beta, giving the protein MAASRNASTNSTNNGTSTAPLRVSFAKIKEPLEVPNLLALQTESFDWLLGNDAWKARVEAALESGQDVPRKSGLEEIFEEISPIEDFSGSMSLTFRDHRFEPPKNSIDECKERDFTFAAPLFVTAEFTNNETGEIKSQTVFMGDFPLMTDKGTFCINGTERVVVSQLVRSPGVYFDSSIDKTSDKDLFSAKIIPSRGAWLEMEIDKRDMVGVRIDRKRKQSVTVLLKALGWTSDQILEEFGDYESMRATLEKDHTQGQDDALLDIYRKLRPGEPPTREAAQTLLENLYFNPKRYDLAKVGRYKINKKLGGDEPLDAGVLTVEDIVATIKYLVRLHAGETETVVAGGRTIVVETDDIDHFGNRRLRNVGELIQNQVRTGLARMERVVRERMTTQDVEAITPQTLINIRPVVASIKEFFGTSQLSQFMDQTNPLSGLTHKRRLSALGPGGLSRERAGLEVRDVHPSHYGRMCPIETPEGPNIGLIGSLAAFGRVNAFGFVETPYRRVTEGVVTDSVDYLTADEEDRFVIAQANAPLTDDYHFAESRVLVRRRGGEIDYVAGGEVDYMDVSPRQMVSVATAMIPFLEHDDANRALMGSNMMRQAVPLIQAESPLVGTGMEYRSAVDAGDVIKAEKDGVISDVSADYISVQNDDGTHVTYRLAKFHRSNQGTSFNQKVMVEEGDRVITGQVIADGPSTQSGEMALGKNLLVAFMPWEGYNYEDAIILSQRLVQDDVLSSIHIEEHEVDARDTKLGPEEITRDIPNVSEEVLADLDDRGIIRIGAEVEAGDILVGKVTPKGETELTPEERLLRAIFGEKAREVRDTSLKVPHGETGKVIGVRVFDREEGDELPPGVNQLVRVYVAQKRKITDGDKLAGRHGNKGVISKILPIEDMPFMEDGTPVDIILNPLGVPSRMNPGQVLEIHLGWLASQGWKVEGLEAEWQQRLASIGADDVAPGTNVATPVFDGAREDELAGLFGATIPNRDGDRMVLPSGKARLFDGRSGEPFPDPISIGYMYILKLHHLVDDKLHARSTGPYSMITQQPLGGKAQFGGQRFGEMEVWALEAYGAAYALQELLTIKSDDVTGRVKVYEAIVKGENIPEPGIPESFKVLIKEMQSLCLNVEVLSSDGMSIEMRDTDEDVFRAAEELGIDLSRREPSSVEEV; this is encoded by the coding sequence TTGGCCGCCTCGCGCAACGCCTCGACCAACAGTACGAACAACGGCACCAGCACTGCACCGCTGCGTGTCTCTTTTGCCAAGATCAAGGAGCCGCTAGAGGTTCCCAATCTCCTTGCGCTGCAGACCGAGAGTTTTGACTGGCTGCTCGGTAATGACGCCTGGAAAGCCCGCGTCGAGGCCGCGCTAGAGAGTGGACAGGACGTTCCGAGGAAGTCCGGTCTGGAGGAGATCTTCGAGGAGATCTCCCCGATCGAGGACTTCTCGGGGTCGATGTCCCTGACGTTCCGCGACCACCGTTTCGAGCCGCCGAAGAACTCGATCGACGAGTGCAAGGAACGCGATTTCACCTTCGCCGCCCCGCTGTTCGTCACCGCGGAGTTCACCAACAACGAGACCGGCGAGATCAAGTCGCAGACGGTCTTCATGGGTGACTTCCCGCTGATGACCGACAAGGGCACCTTCTGCATCAACGGCACCGAGCGCGTGGTCGTCTCCCAGCTGGTGCGGTCCCCGGGTGTCTACTTCGACAGCAGCATCGACAAGACCTCCGACAAGGACCTCTTCTCCGCCAAGATCATCCCGTCCAGGGGCGCCTGGCTGGAGATGGAGATCGACAAGCGCGACATGGTCGGCGTCCGCATCGACCGGAAGCGCAAGCAGTCGGTCACCGTGCTGCTGAAGGCCCTCGGCTGGACCTCCGACCAGATCCTGGAGGAGTTCGGCGACTACGAGTCCATGCGCGCCACCCTGGAGAAGGACCACACCCAGGGGCAGGACGACGCGCTGCTCGACATCTACCGCAAGCTCCGTCCGGGCGAGCCGCCGACCCGTGAGGCCGCCCAGACGCTGTTGGAGAACCTCTACTTCAACCCCAAGCGGTACGACCTGGCCAAGGTCGGGCGCTACAAGATCAACAAGAAGCTGGGCGGGGACGAGCCGCTGGACGCCGGTGTGCTCACCGTCGAGGACATCGTCGCCACCATCAAGTACCTGGTGCGGCTGCACGCGGGCGAGACCGAGACGGTCGTCGCCGGCGGCCGGACGATCGTCGTCGAGACGGACGACATCGACCACTTCGGCAACCGGCGGCTGCGCAACGTCGGCGAGCTGATCCAGAACCAGGTCCGCACCGGCCTGGCCCGGATGGAGCGGGTCGTCCGCGAGCGGATGACCACGCAGGACGTCGAGGCGATCACGCCGCAGACCCTGATCAACATCCGGCCCGTCGTCGCCTCCATCAAGGAGTTCTTCGGCACCAGCCAGCTGTCGCAGTTCATGGACCAGACCAACCCGCTCTCCGGGCTGACGCACAAGCGTCGTCTCTCGGCGCTCGGCCCCGGCGGTCTGAGCCGGGAGCGGGCCGGTCTTGAGGTCCGTGACGTGCACCCCTCGCACTACGGCCGGATGTGTCCGATCGAGACGCCCGAGGGCCCCAACATCGGTCTGATCGGCTCGCTGGCCGCCTTCGGCCGGGTGAACGCGTTCGGCTTCGTCGAGACGCCGTACCGCCGCGTCACCGAGGGCGTCGTCACGGACTCGGTCGACTACCTGACCGCCGACGAGGAGGACCGCTTCGTCATCGCGCAGGCCAACGCGCCGCTGACCGACGACTACCACTTCGCGGAGTCCCGCGTGCTGGTGCGCCGCCGTGGCGGCGAGATCGACTACGTCGCCGGCGGCGAGGTCGACTACATGGACGTCTCGCCGCGCCAGATGGTGTCGGTGGCCACGGCCATGATCCCGTTCCTGGAGCACGACGACGCCAACCGCGCGCTGATGGGCTCCAACATGATGCGCCAGGCGGTGCCGCTGATCCAGGCGGAGTCCCCGCTGGTCGGCACCGGCATGGAGTACCGCTCGGCGGTGGACGCCGGCGATGTGATCAAGGCCGAGAAGGACGGCGTGATCTCCGACGTCTCCGCCGACTACATCTCGGTGCAGAACGACGACGGCACACACGTCACCTACCGGTTGGCCAAGTTCCACCGCTCCAACCAGGGCACCTCGTTCAACCAGAAGGTCATGGTCGAGGAGGGTGACCGCGTCATCACCGGACAGGTGATCGCCGACGGTCCCTCCACCCAGAGCGGTGAGATGGCGCTCGGCAAGAACCTGCTGGTCGCGTTCATGCCGTGGGAGGGCTACAACTACGAGGACGCGATCATCCTCAGCCAGCGGCTGGTGCAGGACGACGTCCTCTCCTCGATCCACATCGAGGAGCACGAGGTCGACGCCCGGGACACCAAGCTGGGCCCCGAGGAGATCACCCGGGACATCCCGAACGTCTCCGAGGAGGTCCTGGCGGACCTGGACGACCGGGGCATCATCCGGATCGGTGCCGAGGTCGAGGCCGGCGACATCCTGGTCGGCAAGGTCACGCCCAAGGGCGAGACGGAGCTGACCCCGGAGGAGCGCCTGCTGCGCGCGATCTTCGGCGAGAAGGCCCGCGAGGTCCGCGACACCTCGCTGAAGGTCCCGCACGGCGAGACCGGCAAGGTCATCGGCGTGCGCGTCTTCGACCGCGAGGAGGGCGACGAACTGCCCCCGGGCGTGAACCAGTTGGTGCGCGTCTACGTCGCCCAGAAGCGGAAGATCACGGACGGCGACAAGCTCGCCGGACGGCACGGCAACAAGGGCGTGATCTCCAAGATCCTGCCCATCGAGGACATGCCGTTCATGGAGGACGGCACGCCCGTCGACATCATCCTCAACCCGCTGGGCGTGCCCTCCCGGATGAACCCCGGGCAGGTGCTGGAGATCCACCTCGGCTGGCTGGCCTCCCAGGGCTGGAAGGTCGAGGGCCTGGAGGCGGAGTGGCAGCAGCGGCTCGCCTCGATCGGCGCTGACGACGTCGCGCCCGGCACCAACGTGGCCACCCCGGTGTTCGACGGTGCCCGTGAGGACGAGCTGGCCGGCCTCTTCGGCGCCACCATCCCCAACCGGGACGGCGACCGGATGGTGCTGCCCTCCGGCAAGGCCAGGCTCTTCGACGGCCGCTCGGGCGAGCCGTTCCCCGACCCGATCTCCATCGGGTACATGTACATCCTGAAGCTGCACCACCTGGTGGACGACAAGCTGCACGCCCGCTCCACCGGCCCGTACTCGATGATCACCCAGCAGCCGCTCGGTGGTAAGGCGCAGTTCGGCGGTCAGCGGTTCGGCGAGATGGAGGTGTGGGCGCTGGAGGCATACGGCGCCGCCTACGCCCTCCAGGAGTTGCTCACCATCAAGTCCGACGACGTCACCGGCCGAGTGAAGGTCTACGAGGCGATCGTCAAGGGCGAGAACATCCCCGAGCCCGGCATTCCCGAGTCCTTCAAGGTGCTCATCAAGGAAATGCAGTCGCTCTGCCTGAACGTGGAGGTGCTGTCCTCGGACGGCATGTCCATCGAGATGCGTGACACCGACGAGGACGTCTTCCGCGCCGCGGAGGAACTCGGCATCGACCTGTCCCGGCGGGAGCCGAGCAGCGTCGAAGAGGTCTGA
- the rplL gene encoding 50S ribosomal protein L7/L12, which translates to MAKLSQDELLEQFADMTLLELSDFVKKFEDKFDVEAAAPAAIVAAPGAGGGAAEAEPEKDEFDVVLTGAGDKKIQVIKVVRELTSLGLKEAKELVDSAPKAVVEKVTKEAADKAKESLEGAGASVEVK; encoded by the coding sequence ATGGCGAAGCTGAGCCAGGACGAGCTGCTTGAGCAGTTCGCCGACATGACCCTGCTCGAACTGTCGGACTTCGTGAAGAAGTTCGAGGACAAGTTCGACGTCGAGGCCGCCGCCCCGGCCGCCATCGTCGCCGCCCCGGGCGCCGGCGGCGGTGCCGCCGAGGCCGAGCCGGAGAAGGACGAGTTCGACGTCGTCCTGACCGGTGCCGGCGACAAGAAGATCCAGGTCATCAAGGTCGTGCGTGAGCTGACCTCGCTGGGCCTGAAGGAGGCCAAGGAGCTGGTGGACAGCGCCCCCAAGGCCGTCGTCGAGAAGGTCACCAAGGAGGCCGCCGACAAGGCCAAGGAGTCGCTGGAGGGCGCTGGCGCCTCCGTCGAGGTGAAGTGA
- the rplJ gene encoding 50S ribosomal protein L10, with amino-acid sequence MASSDKGAVVEEIKQRFENSNAAVVTAYTGLTVAQLKELRRSLGENAQYRVTKNTLTKIAANEAGVSGLDEFFKGSTAVAFVTGDPVNVAKGLRDFSKENPSLVIKGGVLDGKALSAAEIVKLADLESREVLLAKLAGGMKASMAKAAATFEAPLTKFVRTADALRNKVEQGGAGAPAAAESAE; translated from the coding sequence ATGGCTAGTTCCGACAAGGGCGCGGTCGTCGAGGAGATCAAGCAGCGGTTTGAGAACTCCAACGCGGCCGTGGTCACCGCCTACACGGGCCTTACCGTGGCTCAGCTCAAGGAGCTGCGCCGCTCGCTCGGTGAGAACGCCCAGTACCGAGTGACCAAGAACACGCTGACCAAGATCGCGGCCAACGAGGCCGGAGTCAGCGGGCTCGACGAGTTCTTCAAGGGCTCCACCGCCGTCGCCTTCGTGACCGGGGACCCGGTCAACGTGGCGAAGGGCCTGCGGGACTTCTCCAAGGAGAACCCCTCGCTGGTCATCAAGGGCGGAGTCCTCGACGGCAAGGCGCTCTCGGCCGCCGAGATCGTCAAGCTCGCCGACCTGGAGTCGCGCGAGGTTCTGCTCGCCAAGCTCGCCGGTGGCATGAAGGCGTCGATGGCCAAGGCCGCCGCCACCTTCGAGGCCCCGCTCACGAAGTTCGTCCGCACGGCAGACGCCCTGCGGAACAAGGTCGAGCAGGGTGGTGCCGGTGCGCCGGCCGCCGCCGAGTCCGCCGAATAG
- the rplA gene encoding 50S ribosomal protein L1, producing MKRSKTLRGADAKIDKNSVYSPLEAVRLAKDTSGTKFDSTVEVAMRLGVDPRKADQMVRGTVNLPHGTGKTARVLVFATGDRAAAAEAAGADIVGSDELITEVAGGRLDFDAVVATPDLMGKVGRLGRVLGPRGLMPNPKTGTVTPDVAKAVTEIKGGKIEFRVDKHANLHFIIGKVSFAETQLVENYAAALEEILRLKPSAAKGRYLKKAVISTTMGPGVPVDPNRTRNLLTEDALA from the coding sequence GTGAAGCGCAGCAAGACTCTTCGCGGCGCGGACGCCAAGATCGACAAGAACAGCGTCTACAGCCCGCTTGAGGCCGTCCGTCTCGCCAAGGACACCTCCGGCACCAAGTTCGACTCGACCGTCGAGGTCGCCATGCGGTTGGGCGTCGACCCCCGCAAGGCCGACCAGATGGTCCGCGGCACCGTGAACCTCCCGCACGGCACCGGCAAGACCGCCCGGGTCCTGGTCTTCGCCACCGGTGACCGTGCCGCCGCCGCGGAGGCCGCCGGAGCCGACATCGTCGGCTCGGACGAACTGATCACCGAGGTCGCCGGCGGCCGTCTCGACTTCGACGCCGTGGTCGCCACCCCCGATCTGATGGGCAAGGTCGGCCGCCTCGGCCGGGTGCTCGGCCCCCGTGGCCTGATGCCCAACCCGAAGACCGGCACCGTCACCCCCGATGTCGCGAAGGCCGTCACCGAGATCAAGGGCGGCAAGATCGAGTTCCGCGTGGACAAGCACGCCAACCTCCACTTCATCATCGGCAAGGTGTCGTTCGCCGAGACGCAGCTGGTGGAGAACTACGCCGCCGCGCTGGAGGAGATCCTGCGCCTCAAGCCCTCGGCGGCGAAGGGGCGTTACCTGAAGAAGGCCGTCATCTCCACCACCATGGGCCCCGGTGTGCCGGTTGACCCCAACCGCACCCGCAACCTGCTGACGGAGGACGCCCTCGCCTGA
- the rplK gene encoding 50S ribosomal protein L11, whose translation MPPKKKKVTGLIKLQIQAGAANPAPPVGPALGQHGVNIMEFCKAYNAATESQRGWVIPVEITVYEDRSFTFITKTPPAAKMILKAAGVDKGSGTPHTTKVAKITRDQVREIATTKMPDLNANDLDAAEKIIAGTARSMGVTVEG comes from the coding sequence ATGCCTCCCAAGAAGAAGAAGGTCACTGGGCTGATCAAGCTCCAGATCCAGGCAGGCGCGGCCAACCCGGCCCCGCCCGTCGGTCCGGCGCTGGGTCAGCACGGTGTCAACATCATGGAGTTCTGCAAGGCCTACAACGCGGCCACCGAGTCGCAGCGTGGCTGGGTGATCCCGGTGGAGATCACGGTCTACGAGGACCGCTCCTTCACCTTCATCACCAAGACTCCGCCCGCCGCCAAGATGATCCTCAAGGCCGCCGGCGTCGACAAGGGCTCGGGCACGCCCCACACCACCAAGGTCGCCAAGATCACCCGCGACCAGGTGCGGGAGATCGCGACCACCAAGATGCCCGACCTGAACGCCAACGACCTGGACGCCGCCGAGAAGATCATCGCCGGCACCGCCCGTTCCATGGGCGTCACCGTCGAGGGCTGA
- the nusG gene encoding transcription termination/antitermination protein NusG, protein MSDPNLNDASPEPVGEDTARDTVEVAEAAQSDVEQADAAEATAHDAEGVAADEVAEQPAEADEAGDAEEAAEEPVDPVAALREELRTLPGEWYVVHTYAGYENRVKTNLEQRAVSLNVEDYIFGVEVPQEEVVQIKNGDRRTIKQNKLPSYVLVRMDLTNESWGVVRNTPGVTGFVGNAYDPYPLTLDEIVKMLAPEVEQKAAAEAAAEGGAGGRRVEVQVLDFEVGDSVTVTDGPFATLQATINEINADSKKVKGLVEIFGRETPVELSFDQIQKN, encoded by the coding sequence GTGTCTGACCCGAACCTGAACGACGCCTCCCCCGAACCCGTGGGCGAGGACACCGCGCGCGACACGGTCGAGGTGGCAGAGGCCGCGCAGAGCGATGTCGAGCAGGCCGACGCCGCCGAAGCCACGGCGCACGACGCCGAGGGCGTCGCGGCGGACGAGGTCGCCGAGCAGCCGGCCGAGGCGGACGAGGCCGGGGACGCCGAGGAAGCGGCCGAGGAGCCGGTCGACCCGGTCGCCGCGCTGCGCGAGGAGCTGCGGACGCTGCCCGGCGAGTGGTACGTCGTGCACACCTACGCCGGCTACGAGAACCGGGTGAAGACCAACCTCGAACAGCGGGCCGTCTCGCTGAACGTCGAGGACTACATCTTCGGGGTCGAGGTGCCGCAGGAAGAGGTCGTCCAGATCAAGAACGGCGACCGGCGCACCATCAAGCAGAACAAGCTGCCCAGCTATGTGCTGGTGCGGATGGATCTCACCAACGAGTCCTGGGGCGTGGTGCGGAACACCCCGGGCGTCACCGGCTTCGTGGGCAACGCCTACGACCCGTATCCGCTGACGCTGGACGAGATCGTCAAGATGCTGGCCCCCGAGGTCGAGCAGAAGGCGGCGGCGGAGGCCGCGGCCGAGGGCGGCGCCGGTGGCCGCCGGGTCGAGGTGCAGGTCCTCGACTTCGAGGTCGGCGACTCGGTCACTGTCACGGACGGCCCGTTCGCCACGCTTCAGGCGACGATCAACGAGATCAACGCCGACTCGAAGAAGGTCAAGGGCCTGGTGGAGATCTTCGGCCGGGAGACCCCGGTCGAGCTGAGCTTCGACCAGATCCAGAAGAACTGA